The genomic segment GCAGATTTGACATTGATCTCCTCCAATGTGCTCTTCCATCCGATCAATCCCGGTGTCGGCACTTCGGTTAACTTTGAAATTGATGTGACCAATAACGGGGAAATCCCGGCCGACAACATCACCGTCAGCGTTCAAGTTTATGATTATGATGTCGATACCGACACTGGAGCGTACGTAGAAATCGATCGCGGCGTGATCACCTCACTCGCTGAGAATTCCGGTACCCGAATTGGCCTTACCTGGCATGGCACGGACGGCCAGCCAACACTACCGAACGAAGACACGTACCTGTTGGTGCGCGTCGTGCTTGATCCCGACTTGACCGTTGAAGAATCGGACGAATCGAACAACGAGGCGATTCAAGTCTTGCAAATCGGTAGCCCCGATTTCGGTTCGGCCGGTCTATTCGCCACCGCGTCGGATCGCACGACAACTCGTGAGGCTTACGTGGCGGTCGGCGGTCAAGCGTTTTACAACTTCGGATCGATTCCTGGCGACAAAGACTTTCCTATTCAAAATGCGAGTGTGACGCTGCGAGTCTACGATTCAAGTAACAATCTGGTGAAGTCCTCTGGAACTCGTACGGGAATCGGTGGAGGCTTTTCGTATTTTATTCACGCACCAGATAGAGATGGCGTCTACACACTTGAGTACGAGATTATCGAGGGAACGTTGAGTACGGTGGTTACTGCAACACTCAACGTTTCCGGTGAAACGCCCAACGCGCCACCACGTCCGAGTGGGCCCGGCGGGCCGGGCTACGTATTCTCGCCTTCGATTCAGTTAATGGATCCGGTGACTGAAGAACCGCAGCCGACGTTTCCGCCTGACAATCCGCAAATCGGCATACCCGTCACCATCATCGGTAGCTTTGACTATGAACTGGATCAACGTCTAGATGTGCCTGTGACATTCAACGACCTCTTTCCGGTCGCGGGGCAGATGAGAACGTTTGAAATCGGCAGCGAAGTGCTCATTATCCCAGAGGGCGGTCTCGACGACCCCGCTTTGCTAGCCATGAATTGGGTGCCGACAGCGGAAGGGCTTCACATTATTCAAGTGATCGCTGAGCCGGAGTTCGCTTTCCGGGCACGTACTCATGTAACGCGAGCCGTTATGGTTGGCGACCTGGACACAACCTCGCTGACCCTCGAGTACGGGACGTCGATCGTGCCCGAGCCGGTGCCCGCGTTCGCACCGCTGATGTCCGCCTCTCGCGGTTTCGCCTCCGCTTTCGCCTTCTCTGCGCCAATGGCGATGGCGACCAGCGACGCGCCCGAGCCCGGTGACACGCTCGCGTTTACATTGAATTACGAGAACACGGGTACGACCACCATCACCGGTGGATTCCTAATGGATGTTTTTGATGAAACATTGATGGGGACACCCGTAAACATCAGTCACGGCGGCATCGCCGATGGCAACGTCCTCCGTTGGGAACTCGGTGACATCGAGCCCGGTGCCTCTGGCACGGTGACTTACGAAGTCACGATTAACTCCGGAGCGGAATTCCCACCGGGGGCAGCTTTTGTTCAGAACACCGCGGTTCTGAACGCCGACCAAGCTGTCGCGGCGAGCACGAGCGAGATCACAGTTCGTAACAACGCCCCGGTGATCACTGGCCTGAACGTCGATCCGATGCTTGACGAGAACGGTGTCGTGACACTGTCGGGTACCTTTAGCGACGCCAGTATAGCGGATACACACACCGTTCAAGTCGAATGGGGTGATGGGAAAATCGAGACGCTGACGATCGATCCCGGCGAGCGATCGTTTACGATTCCACATCCGTACGGAGTGGATCATGCACCGCGGACAACCACTTATGACATCAATCTGAGCGTTACCGACGCAACCAGTCAGCAGGATACGGATAGCGTCAGCACCCAGGTGCCCGAGAATCAAATCTCGCCAGATGCGAAGTCGGACGACTATAACGTCAACCAAGCGGAAACGCTTTTAGTGGGAATTGATGACGGTGTACTAGCCAACGATTGGCCATCCACAACCGATCCACTCGAGTCATTGCTAGTGACTGCGCCGGAGCATGCCAGCAGTTTTGTTTGGAACGCTGATGGTACTTTCACGTATACCCCAGAAGCCGATTTCCTAGGCACCGACAAGTTTTCCTACGTGGCCCAATCCAGTGGCAGACCAAGTGCAGCGACGACCGTCAGTATCAATGTCCACAATCTTGCCGCGACGATTGAGTCGGCGGTGATTACGGGCGCAGATGAGCAAGCCGTTGCGGGTGAAACACTAACACTCAACGGTACGTTCCTGGATTCCGGAACCGTCTTGGCTCATACCGGCACGGTTGATTGGGGCGACGGCAGCGAATCAGAGCCGCTGACGGTCAGCTTCGAATTGGGCAGTGGTTCGTTCGCGGCGAATCATGCCTACGCAAATCCAGGATCCTATACTGCTACCGTCACAATCATTGATGGCGAGCTCGAAACGACGACGTCGATTGAGACGACCGTGATCGAGGTGGTCAATAGCGAGCCCGGCGTAACGCTCAACGAGGGGCAGTTGCGGATCATTGGTACGGACGAGAGAGACATCGTTTCGGTCTCACGCCGCGGATCACTCGTCTATGTCGCGGCCAGCTTCCTGCCTTCGGCTTATTGGTGGAGCCTCGGATCGGTTTCCTTCCCACTCTCGGATGTGCAAAAGGTCCATGCGGAGTTGGGCGCAGGCAACGATGTCTTCAGCATGTCGGCGTGGTTAGTGATGCCGACGATCATTGATGGCGGTGACGGCAATGATTTCCTCTACGCTGGTGGAGGCCCAAGTCTCGTGCTCGGTGGCGCAGGCAACGATCTACTTCGCGGTGGCCGCGACCGGAGCCTATTGGTCGGTGGAACTGGCCGAGACAACTTGATTGGCGGTCAAGAAGACGACGTTTTGATCGGCGGTGAGATTCAAGGAAACGATGGAAGCCTAAGTGGCGACGCGCTGCACGATCAAATCATGTCCGCTTGGAACAGCGACAATTCCTATGCAGACCGAACCGATGCCGTGACCGCCTTGATCGACGATGTTGACGACAACGAGCGAGATTTATTGTTCGGGTTGTCAGGCCGCGACCTGTACTTTGACGGACTCGGCGATCGGCTGTTGGGCGTCAGGAGATCTGGGTCTCAAGCGGAAAGCAGACGGTAAAAAAGGATCAAATGAGCGGCAAGACGCTAGCCGCCGGTTGCCAATGAAATACCGGCGGCTAGCGCCTTGCCGCTCACCTCGTTCGTGCTGTCCTACTAACACGTAATTCCTCAATCTAAAGTTAATCCAATGATTCGTTTCTTACGCCTTGCTACGATCAGTCTTGTAGTCCTGGCATCCGCTAACCAAGCACGCGCCGCTGCCATCACCGCTTTCGGTTTAATCGACTCGATCATCACGATCGATAGGGTGGTCGACGGCAGCGGGAACGCGGTGTCGGCAACGGGTCTCGTGATCCAAAGCGATGCCACCAATCCTTTTCCCCCTCATTTCGAGGATTTTAGTACCGGTGATGGATATTCCTTTTCGTTCGCAGACGCCAACGGAGGGACAAATCCCGAGTCGCTCGGCAGCGGAGACAGTATTACCATCAGCAATTCAATCGAATTTGGACTAGGTGGTTCTGGGTTGAGCCAAACCTTAGCGATCTCCTCGGTATCGCTATTTCTCTCCAACGAAACTTCTAATGAAGTAACCGCTAATTTCTTGCTAGCTTATTCGTTTGAGCTCGACCTTAGTCCTTGGACGGATCCAGAAACATTTGCGACCGCCTACGGTAGTTTGCTAATTCTTCATGGCGAGGATGAAAACGTATTGTTCCTCGAGCCGTCGTTTGAAGAGCCCGCGGGTGGCAGCTATTCGGCGATTAACCCAATGCCAACCAGTTTCGCAATCACGTTAGCCGCTGGCCAAGAAACGACCCTGGAGATGTCTTCATTTCTCGGCGGGGAAGCTTCGGCAACGGCGGTACCCGAACCAACAACGTCGTTCTTCCTTGGTAGTCTCTGTCTCGTCTTGGGATGGGGAACAAGGGCCAGGAAGAAACAGAAGACGAGTTTGCGTTTTGGCCGCTTTGATGAATCCGAAGGACGAAAGTAGAACACCGTCACGTTGCTTGACCATGGGGCGGCCTCGCGGTCGGAATCGATTCGAATCGGTGAATACGAAAGGTGGGGTAAGTTTCCTGATTACCTTAAAAAAGATCGCAAGCTGGAAGCTTACGCCTCTACGCCCTATACCAATTTTGTTAGAATCGTGGCATGAATATTGAACCTAACAAAACACGGATTGGTTGGATCGGCACGGGGGTGATGGGGAAATCGATGTGCGGTCATTTGCTGCAATCGGGTTTCTCGGTCACCGTTTACAATCGTACACGATCGAAAGCGGAGTCGCTGGTCCGCAGCGGTGCTCGCTGGGTCGATTCGCCGAGACAGGTTGCGGAGGAATCGGATGTGGTTTTTACCATCGTCAGCTACCCCGAAGATGTCCGCAAAATCTATCTGTGCAAGAATAGTGGCATGTTGGCGGGGGCGAAGGAAAAAGCCATTCTTGTCGACATGACGACGAGCGAACCATCCCTGGCGATCGAAATCTATAACAAGGCTCAGCAGCTTGGCGTTTCGACGCTCGATGCACCGGTTTCTGGCGGTGACAGCGGAGCGAGAAACCAAACCCTTTCGATCATGGTTGGCGGTGCGAAAGAGACCTTTGAAACCGTCAAGCCATGTTTCGAGCAGATGGGGAAAACGATTGTCCATCAAGGCGGTGCTGGCGCAGGCCAACATACTAAAATGGTTAACCAGACGCTAATAGCGTCGGGGATGGTCGGCGTCTGCGAAGCATTGATTTATGCGACCCGTGCGGGCCTCGATTTAGAGACCGTGTTAGCATCGGTCGGCTCGGGTGCAGCCGGTAGTTGGTCGCTATCGAATCTGGGGCCGCGAATGATCGCGGGCGACTTTGAACCTGGGTTCTACGTCGAGCATTTCATCAAAGATATGGGAATCGTCTTAAGCGAAAGTCGCCGCATGGGATTGTCGATGCCCGGTTTGGCACTCGCCGACCAATTGTATCAATCGGTCAAGGCGAAAGGGATGCACAAAAAAGGAACGCAAGCACTTGTGCTTGCGTTGGCAGAACTTTCCGCGGTCGATTGGCCAAACACTGAGTCGCCGTAGCGGAAGTCGTCAAAAGGCTAGGTACCCGAAGGTGATGCGACGGGTCCTGCGTCGTTATCATCGTCGCCATCGACAGCGAGTGGGATCGCTATTCCCGCAGCCGCGGCCCCCAACAGTCCTATGCCACCGCCACCGCTACCGCCAAAGCCACCACCGGCACCGCCATTAACGACGCCGCCACCGCCAAAACTGGCACCGCCCATTCCGCCGCTTGAAAAACCTGTCGATGTCAAAGTGGGGGCAGGAGTCTGAAAGAGACCTGCGTCAGGACTGATGGAACCAAATGGGTCAACAACGCCTGGGATCATGCTAGGTGGTACAAGGGTGACTGGCAAAGTCGTCGTCAAATCAGCACTGGCGTAGGAGACAAATTTGTGACCGAGAGCACTTTCGCTAGCGAGTCCAGATTCTTCAACGACTTCGAATGCGAAGGTTGCGTAACCCGCCGATCCGGCTGCTACGATTCCATGGACCCCTGTGCGAACACCTTTGAAGTGGAACTCTCCGAACTCGTTGGTATACGACTTGCCTACCGCAATGCCGTTTTGCATCAAGATGACTTCGGTATCGGCAAGTGAAATATTAGAGTGATCATCACTTAAAATGGAAACCAATTGTCCCTCGAGGATGCCGCCTTCGCGAAGTTTCACCCGATAACCAAACTGGGACGCTTCGGGTTCAATCTCCGTCATCACTTGGCCGAGTTGTGCGGCTTGCTTCTTCGACAATTGGCCGACAAAGGTCTCCATCCAAGGAGCCAATTTCTTTGTATTGACAACTGCCATTGGCATTCGCATCATGCTTGGGGCTTGTTGCGGAGCATCGGTATCGTGAACGGAAAGAATGGTCGACGCGTACACATTCCCGCTAGAGGCGACTACGGCGTAGGGGCCAGCAGCGATGTCGGTCAATTCGACGACGCCATCAGCGTCCGCCGTGTATTTTTTGGCCACCCCGTTGCGATCGACCAAGGTAACGTTCGCTCCCGCTAAGACGTCGCGGTTTTGACCAATTGGCAAATCGAGGTGCAATTGGACGCTGCCGCTGCTCGTCACCGAGACATGATTGTCAGCGGGTAGGGCGTGAGTTGATCGAGCGATCGCGTTTTGTCCGAGTACAGAAAGGAGTACCGCAGCGATGGCGGATACCGTTTTTTTCGTTCGTTGAGGCATCTTGGGTAGGCTTCCTGTGTCGAGTCGCTGAGTTGGCAAACAAAGCGAGCGTTAAAGTGGTGCTTGGAAGGTGGGTTCGTTGGTCGCGTACGCGTCGTACGAATTAACGTCACTGTGATTAAAGTCACTGCGAAAACGTACGACGTTTTTTAACGAATGCAAGGAAAATGGGTCTTTTCCAATGGTTTCCTTGCAAAAGCTCCTTCCAAACGCCTCTGTCGATCGGCTAACGAAGCGGCATTCTATTTGATATCAATATCGAAATTCGGGGGGGGGCGTCTGTAGTCCAAGCTAGCAAGAGCGGGGGAATCGACGATTTTTTTGTTGAATGATCGGCATGACTGATACAAGCCGAACGGAAGCGGGAAAAACACCCTCTGCGAAATTCACTCCGTTTTTCTTAAGTCCACGCCCTTCCGGACGAGTCCGGATCTGTCACAAAAGATGGCGGGAGTCCAGTCATTATGGGAATAGGATGGCCCGTGGATTGGTTAAATCACTGGATCCAGTCCATATCCACACCGTTCGGGGCTCCTCGATAAACGCTCCTATTGGCCGAAAGACATGGCCGAATGTCTTGGCGACTTTCGCTACGGTATTGGGATGTTTAGTCACCGCTTTGCTTTGCCGACAAAATGGCGTGATAGCGCCGACGGTAGAGCAGACGTTGCCACCAACTCGCGTGCCGCAGGAGAGAATCCTTGGGATTTACTTGATGGGTTTTTCCACGTCGGGTACCGAGTTGGATGTCGCCGTTATCAAGTACCTTTTCCACGATCCAATACTTGTCCACGACATAGTGGTACAAATCACCCTTGGATGCGGGGTGGACGTTTGACGCTCGTTGGCCAGGCGATTTACTGTTTTTTTGCTTGCGATAAATCACCCAATCGCCTGTCTTCCAGTTACTCATTCCGCATTCCTATGGTTGTTCCCACTGACTTCACCGGTACATTGATAGCTACAAAAACTTAATCAAATCTTAATGATCAATTTCTGCAGGTTGCCAAATTGGATTTCTCTGTTGTTACCGAGCTTATTTTCGGCCTTGTGGGCGGTTTAGGTATGTTCCTGCTCGGCAT from the Novipirellula aureliae genome contains:
- a CDS encoding PEP-CTERM sorting domain-containing protein, whose translation is MIRFLRLATISLVVLASANQARAAAITAFGLIDSIITIDRVVDGSGNAVSATGLVIQSDATNPFPPHFEDFSTGDGYSFSFADANGGTNPESLGSGDSITISNSIEFGLGGSGLSQTLAISSVSLFLSNETSNEVTANFLLAYSFELDLSPWTDPETFATAYGSLLILHGEDENVLFLEPSFEEPAGGSYSAINPMPTSFAITLAAGQETTLEMSSFLGGEASATAVPEPTTSFFLGSLCLVLGWGTRARKKQKTSLRFGRFDESEGRK
- a CDS encoding NAD(P)-dependent oxidoreductase produces the protein MNIEPNKTRIGWIGTGVMGKSMCGHLLQSGFSVTVYNRTRSKAESLVRSGARWVDSPRQVAEESDVVFTIVSYPEDVRKIYLCKNSGMLAGAKEKAILVDMTTSEPSLAIEIYNKAQQLGVSTLDAPVSGGDSGARNQTLSIMVGGAKETFETVKPCFEQMGKTIVHQGGAGAGQHTKMVNQTLIASGMVGVCEALIYATRAGLDLETVLASVGSGAAGSWSLSNLGPRMIAGDFEPGFYVEHFIKDMGIVLSESRRMGLSMPGLALADQLYQSVKAKGMHKKGTQALVLALAELSAVDWPNTESP